The sequence CTTTTGGAATGGACATATGTAAACACTGCACGGTAATTGAAAGATTCAAATATCAgtttatttttaacattgtcTCTTTATAGATGTAACTATACAGTATTAattgataaaaaggagagagagagaaaaaaaattatagattaaaAGGAAGTTTTTTAAGGTTGGTAttgctctatatctctctacctccctctttccctccctccctctctccctctctccctctctccctctctccctctctctctctctctccctccctccctctctctctctctctctctctctctctctctctcttctctctcttctctttctctctctctctctctctctctcctctctctctctcctctcctctctctccttctctctcctctcttctcttccctctctctctctctctctctctctctctccttctctctctctctcctctctctctctctctctctctcctccccttctcatccttagccctccctccccccctccctttcccctttccctttccctttccctttccttttccgcaCTCTCtatcactttcactctctttatttctgtctccctctgctctcccttttcctctctccctctccctttccctgcccctgctgcccctgcccctgccctgcccctgcccctgccctccctctgccctgcccctgcccctgccctgcctgcccctgccctgccccttcccttgcccttcccctgcccttcccttccctttcacctcctcactcattcttctttcttctccccctctctcccttccctcctcccctcctctccctctccctctccctcctcctgcccttccccttcccttctcttcttctcctctcttcttcattcccttcccttttcccactctctcttagtctcactctctctttcttttcttttctttctttttctttctccccccccctcctctctcattctcattctctctctcattctcattctcattctcattctctctctctctctctctctctctctctctctctctctctctctctctctctctctctctctctctctctctctctctctctctctctctcattctctcattctctctctctttctctccatgtcTGCTAAGATTTTTcagtttgtattttatgtttttagctACAATTGGTAATTTTCCAGTATTTTTATATACAGAACAGGATTTAAATATATGGTTGCTAACATCAGACTGATTTGATACATcaagaaaaatttagaaaaagaatgCTTAAGTGCAGAGATAAGAAATTGATTAAAATTATGTGTTTTACGGTTATGTTTGATTTCAGTCGAAAGTGGTAACAAAATTTTCTCTCTAAAAGTTCTCAAACTTTTTTGGCTACAACCCTACaaatttcttgtatttatttgtgACCCACTCCCCCAGCAACAAAGCATTTTTGACAATTACTATAACATGCAAATATAACATGGTTTTATGATGCATTATCAAGTATGGGGCAGAGTGATCACTGCTGATAATACTAGACACACTATGATGGGTagtggaaagaagagggggagaaagagaaggtgttGCAGGATCATATGACCCCTCAAAAGAATTTTATGATTCCTCTAAGGGTTGGGACCCCCACTTTAGAATCATGCTTTCTGCTACAGAACTTGCATTGAGCATCCTGTTGACAGGTCCATGACTTATGGTCTCATCTGCAGCACTTGAGGCACATGACTGGTGGCTCCACGTTTGGTGCTACTCTCCTATGCCCCACTCTGGCACTTCCCCTTTCATGAGGGCAACGAGCTGACTCCGCTCCTCGCCCCTAGAAGTGTGCCTCTTTACCCATACAAAAGAAATTTGGGGTCCAATATCATTGGGAATTGGAAAATGATCACTTTTGTGAGCTTTTCCCCAGTCTTTGGGACAGTCATCACTCATCACCTTGTATCTGCTTCACATTGCCTTCCTGTACCGTGAGATATGgctccctctgccttccttcatAAGTGGCTCGAAATCATGGTGTTCCCGGCCTAGTTCCATGGCCCACCATAATTTCTTCAGGAAACTCGTTGTGCAGTCCTTTGGGAATTGCAATTGTTTCCTGCCATTCACATCACATGGCAACATCCTGATTTCCTGTTTCGATTCCCTCTTTGTTCCTCTTCCGCTTCTCCTCCCGCTCACATCCATTCTCATTATCACTCATGTCCacacttccttcttttctttacctcTAATGGGATACACTTGCAACATGTCCTTGCGAGGTTAAACTTTTATCCTCCATTTCTATGTTGGAGAAGGGGGACCTAGATATGGCAACACTAGCCATGCTGACACCTTGGAGAAGGTAACAAATTGCTGGAGGACCAGAGGCACTTCACTCACTCCCTGTCTAAGAGGCGGGTAAACACATGATTCAGGTTATCTATCACAACTGAGGACAGCATTAAAGCATGTCCTACTTCTATGAGAGATACACCACGTTTGCATGTTGAGAACGTCTGTGCTATAGGACCCACagccttattctcttctttttacagttgtgttttattttctgatGCTGAGAGCATATTTTGAATATTGTAAGAAAAAGAGGACATCAATTTTTTTCAACAAGTCTGTCTTGTTCTATTAGCAATTAATCTCTTTAACTGTGGTATTGTAACTACAGCATAAAATGCATATCAAATCTTTATCagatctcttcctcatcccctacAGGTTTTAGATCTGTCCGTCCCACTCACTGTTGTTCTCAAGAGGGTCCAGATGACAAATCCAGAAAGCAGTTAGATTTTCGTTGCCAGCTTCTGTTCACGAGACGTCCCTGCCACACATCTCAGCAGACTCAACAGCTTGACCACATAAGAAATGATGGGGCAAAGTACTTTAGACACTGTTCAGAGTCATCTGACAAGCTAGAAACATGGAAAACTCTTCCAACATTGCAGAAAAAGAGAGGCCATGGTGACTGGGTCTTCTGCAATGTGGATTTTAAGGAAAAACAGAACAAGTGGGGAAGGTCCTGCCGATGGAAGAGCAGAGAAAGGTTTTTGTGGACACACTCAATACTCCAAGGGTTGGGATGGGTAAgtgaatttttttgaaaattgtacaAGCTAGATTATTTTACTTATCTTTCTTTAGTCCTGTAGTGAAACTAGAAACTAGGTCATTTAGTAAATAATTTGtaacatcattatattatgtacTGTAATCATTTTAGttaacatatattttcttctcacAGTCTGAAATTTATTTTCAGGGTTCAGTTGTGGCCTTGACTTATTCACTGTATCAAGGTTGGGGTGATCTACaacgagagaaagaggcaaggaaATCCATCTATAAGTGGTACAATGAGAGGAATAAATGTCATAATGATTATCAGAAAGAAAGTAGCTGGAAAACTTATGAAGGTAGCCAGCCCTGGAATAATAGCTTTGTCAAGAACCATATATACCAGTGGTGGTTCCAGAGTGGGCATCAGTATCCCTTTATCACCTCTCTAGAATCAGATTACCGACATAGGCACCTAACTGTTTACCCACAAAAACTATCAAAATCACTTTTTAGTGCTCTTTGGAATCTAGCAGGTGTTCAGAAAGATTTTCGTTTTGCATTGAAGAGGAATGTTAAAGATGAAGGAAACCAAAAGAATGACCATCAGTCCTTTGGTGATGGCCTTCTTGAAGATTTAAAGGAAACCAAAACATTATCTCCTGTAGATGTGGTGCACAATCCAAACCCAGAAGAGgcagaaataaaattttacactGAAGAACATACTTTTGATGAAAGTATAACTGGAAGTGATGCTTCCTACAAGCTTGAAAATGAACTACTAATAGAAGAACCAGTTAAAGCCTTTAATATCAATGAGGTTGGAAGAAAACCGTACTATGAAGACAGCAATGACACTCGAGATAATTTCAGCTGTGATAGTGGTCACAGCTCAGGGACCAATAGGCCAAGTGTTCAGCTAGAGAATGAAcaggatgataatgaagattttgACGATGACTTGAAAAAGGTATTGGATGAATTTACTTTTCATACTGTTCAAATGATGTTTGAGTTCAAGTTTTATATTATGGCATTGTCTTGTTTTCCTGATTgtggttattacattattacttacTGTGATAAGCTGGATATGAAAAAATAGTTACTTCTTTACCTAGGAGTTACTTTGCAAACATTTTTTCTGCTGTAGTTCATCATAATGAGTAATTGGCAGATGTAACAAAGATTTTTGCTATTTACAGCAGATCCACAATTTGTAGCACTGTCATGCTAAAAACTTAATGgccagataaattttttttttttctgtaatgttaagattttaataactatatatatatatatatatatatatatatatatatatatatatatatatatatatatatatacatatatacatatatatatatatatatatatatatatatatatatatatatatatattaattaattaattaattaattaattaattaattaattaattaattaattaattaattaattaattattttttttttggttggaatGCAGTACCCATTGCTTCAATTGATTGACAGATATTACTGTATCATGTGTTTTGACAGATTTTGAATGCAGGTATTGAAGACATCAGAATGCTTCAGGGAGAGCTCAAAAGTGCGATAGAAGAGGATTTTGCTCAGAGCAGTGTGAACTCTAGCCCAGGAGCAGCCCTTGTGTATTTCCAAGTGGGAACAATGCTTGGTGACCCGAATTCGACATTCAACCTGGCTCTCTGTCATCACTTTGGCCGAGGTGTCAAGCAGGACATGAGGAAGGTGGGGTATTGGCTGTATTAATTTATTCTAAGCTAGGAAGATTAATAGCTGTTAAGCTGTAGCTATAAGTATTTAGCAAGGACTTATGTGTTTTTTTGCCTGATCATTTCAGTTACTGCATTGTAACAAAGGGAACAAACTCTacagtacttttttttctctctctcaaggaaAAGATCTATTTTATAGATTGGGGATGATCAATGACAAGTTGAGAGGTTAGGGATAATGATCATTAATTAATCAATAGGTTGGTAATGAAATCATTTGAAATGTGACAATGTTTTTTAAACTTGTTGTGTGCAGTCACTTATCACCGACCTCTCAAGTGTATCTTCACCTTGACCAAAAAGGGAATTGGAGTCTAGATATGCCATCTGTGCTTTGGAATAAGGTGTGACCCTATGGAAGATCACATTAAATGTGGCCCGTAAGAAGAACAAACCAGTCCATATATGAATTCCTTACATTGCCACTTCACCTGCTGAGTAGGAAGATATATTACAAATGGTGCAGCACtggcaataaaagaaagaattctTGCATTATCTCCAACAGGCCCGCAACCTGTATGAGGCTGCAAGCAGGAAAGGTCACGGAGGAGCAACCTTTAACTTGGCCATTTTGGTAGGCCAGGGCCAAGGTGGATCTGCTGATCTACCTCGGGCAAGGAGATTGCTAACTCTGGCCGTTGAGAGAGGTGTCGAGGAAGCTCGTTCAGCTTTGCAGCAgatagatgaggaagaagagagtgagggtgatGTGTATGAAGGTTGGTGTACTGTTTGAATGTACCAattgatattaatatagttataagaTATCCTTTAAGAGAAAGTCACTGAAAGATTAAATGgaagaaaataattgaatattTAATCCATTCACATACTGAGCCATGCATCCGGTTTTATGAATAATCAGTTGCTTGAGTTTTAAATTAGTAACATTTACCCCACTCTCTATGCTTTTGGCCTGTACAATATTTTAGTAAATTTGGCCTAAAAGAGACTAAGAGCCTACTTTTGTAGGGCTGTATTCCTGCAGTAAAggccaaacaagcaaacaactgtTTTGTGCACAAAGCTTAAAGTGGGTTAAAACTAGAAGATTAACTGTTTATAACTTCAAAGTTTGCTGATCCCCCAGGTGGACTGAGCAGGACCCAGTCTGAACCAACACTCTCGTCTGTTCCGTCAAGCAACTGGTCATCTTCCTATTCAACCACAGATCTTGACAGCCTGGAAGATTCGTTAGGCTTTGTGTCCACGGAGATTAATGCCCGAACGAGGCCTGTGTTCCACCTAACATGAATGGCTGTTGTACTTGATTAGGGTGATTAATTGCAAGAATTGGAAGGTTATTAAATTTAGGAGAAAGAAAGCTAGTCAAATTTTGTTGTTAAGTCAAAACTCAAAACttcaatgatttttttctgtatatagcCTGGTTTCAATTAgtcataaaatgcatatataatttccAAAATGCAGGCTAAATGTGATGATCTGGATATTCTGTTTCTAATTTAAATAAGTAATAACAGCTCTTTTGTAAATTCTGTTACAAAATTCTTGAAGTTTAATTattgaataaaatgatatgaaagtAAGTAGGTGGTTAACAATATTTTTTACGTATAGATTTTTACACTGATTTCCATATTACCTAAAGGTACtgaaaatattgttatcatatcatgtatatatatctaaaaaaatcatgtattttcACTTTCTTGACGTTTTTTTCTCAAGTAAAGGGAAATGCTACAAATATATTTCTGATTTTGTAGGTGATACAAAAGTTATAAGTATAACCTGATTTTTGTTtgtagaaaattaataattaattattcattaatttcagtgctaaatttatatttatgcaagCAAGCATggtgattttatataatactttgtTTTTAACTAACATGTGTAAACAAGCATTGGGAATCAACATGATGATTTGTAATTGATTTACAGACGTGATGCACAATGCAGGCGCAGCCTTCTATGTGATAAGATAGCGAATTATTGATTTAATGACGTGATCCTCTATTATGATGTCTTTGAAAATTTTACTCAGAAAGAATATATTTAACTTCTTGCAAAGATTTATCATTTGTCACTATTAATAAAACATTGTCAATATGGATGGCAAGTCCTacttgtgtttattatttgtatgaGCTTGATATTGATTGTTTTGATTTCTGAATGAGTTTGATAACAGA comes from Penaeus monodon isolate SGIC_2016 chromosome 5, NSTDA_Pmon_1, whole genome shotgun sequence and encodes:
- the LOC119573252 gene encoding uncharacterized protein LOC119573252; translated protein: MWRLLSSLTRGFRSVRPTHCCSQEGPDDKSRKQLDFRCQLLFTRRPCHTSQQTQQLDHIRNDGAKYFRHCSESSDKLETWKTLPTLQKKRGHGDWVFCNVDFKEKQNKWGRSCRWKSRERFLWTHSILQGLGWGSVVALTYSLYQGWGDLQREKEARKSIYKWYNERNKCHNDYQKESSWKTYEGSQPWNNSFVKNHIYQWWFQSGHQYPFITSLESDYRHRHLTVYPQKLSKSLFSALWNLAGVQKDFRFALKRNVKDEGNQKNDHQSFGDGLLEDLKETKTLSPVDVVHNPNPEEAEIKFYTEEHTFDESITGSDASYKLENELLIEEPVKAFNINEVGRKPYYEDSNDTRDNFSCDSGHSSGTNRPSVQLENEQDDNEDFDDDLKKILNAGIEDIRMLQGELKSAIEEDFAQSSVNSSPGAALVYFQVGTMLGDPNSTFNLALCHHFGRGVKQDMRKARNLYEAASRKGHGGATFNLAILVGQGQGGSADLPRARRLLTLAVERGVEEARSALQQIDEEEESEGDVYEGGLSRTQSEPTLSSVPSSNWSSSYSTTDLDSLEDSLGFVSTEINARTRPVFHLT